Proteins co-encoded in one Xanthomonas campestris pv. badrii genomic window:
- a CDS encoding DUF262 domain-containing protein, with translation MTADLNSQFDSQRKKVDVDNFDVTVRELVRMVEEGEIDRAPEYQRKFRWDETRESKLVESVLLGLPVPTVFMATNKDGTWELVDGLQRISSLVHFAGSEKNLSNTIGKTNSLKLCGLEKLSSFNGKTFLELPESIQLHLMKRALRVTSLSDKSDMNVRFDTFERLNTGGIELSSQEIRACVYQGALSDFLSEAAQDKGLARLIKLQKGHQDDGTMEEFILKIFAYSNARDHFDGQVTSFLNNFARDNQSLDSVGAMRTEFSTLIKRFSKIHPGAILKENYSVTPLNLAEGVLVGALELSRKKVKLSPVEGWLRDRQLLKLSTGGTNTKKSLHGRIDRAKELLQGAKPGV, from the coding sequence ATGACGGCGGATCTTAATTCTCAGTTTGACTCGCAGCGGAAAAAGGTAGACGTCGACAACTTCGATGTAACCGTTCGTGAATTAGTTCGAATGGTTGAGGAAGGGGAGATAGATAGGGCTCCAGAGTATCAAAGAAAATTTAGGTGGGACGAGACGCGGGAATCAAAACTGGTTGAGTCAGTGCTGCTGGGATTGCCGGTTCCAACAGTATTTATGGCTACTAATAAAGATGGGACTTGGGAGTTGGTTGATGGATTACAACGGATATCATCTCTGGTTCATTTCGCTGGAAGCGAGAAAAATCTCTCGAATACTATTGGAAAAACAAACTCTCTTAAGCTTTGTGGACTTGAGAAATTGTCAAGTTTTAATGGGAAGACCTTCTTGGAGCTGCCGGAGTCGATTCAGCTTCATCTGATGAAGCGGGCTCTTCGGGTTACGTCGCTCAGCGATAAGTCTGATATGAATGTCAGATTTGATACTTTCGAGAGGCTTAACACTGGCGGGATAGAGTTATCTTCACAAGAGATCCGGGCTTGCGTGTATCAAGGTGCGCTCTCTGACTTCCTGAGTGAGGCTGCTCAGGATAAGGGGCTTGCTAGGTTGATTAAGCTTCAAAAGGGCCATCAAGATGATGGCACTATGGAGGAATTTATCCTAAAGATATTTGCTTATTCTAATGCTCGCGATCACTTTGATGGTCAGGTTACATCGTTTTTGAATAATTTCGCGCGTGACAATCAGTCGCTTGATAGCGTTGGTGCAATGAGGACGGAGTTTTCAACCTTGATCAAGAGGTTTTCGAAAATCCACCCTGGCGCTATCCTAAAGGAAAATTACTCAGTGACACCCTTAAATCTGGCGGAAGGTGTCCTTGTTGGTGCATTGGAGCTATCGCGCAAGAAAGTAAAGCTATCTCCAGTGGAAGGCTGGCTAAGGGATAGGCAGCTTCTTAAGCTTAGTACTGGGGGGACAAATACAAAAAAATCTCTGCATGGGCGTATTGATCGAGCTAAAGAGCTTCTTCAGGGCGCGAAGCCTGGGGTTTAG
- the aceE gene encoding pyruvate dehydrogenase (acetyl-transferring), homodimeric type encodes MNWLNEVLHNDPNPLETQEWLESIKAVIDVEGPERAHQLLEGMVEQTRRAGAYLPFSPTTEYVNTISPANEAKNPGDSALEWKIRSIIRWNAMATVVRANRKPGDLGGHIASFASSATLYDVGFNHFWRAPSDSHPGDLLFIQGHSAPGIYARAFLEGRISESQLDNFRMEVDGQGISSYPHPWLMPEFWQTPTVSMGLGPLAAIYQAQFMRYLENRGLIEKSDRKVWCFIGDGESDEPETLGAIALAGREGLDNLIFVVNCNLQRLDGPVRGNGKIIQELEGVFRGGGWNVIKLLWGGYWDALLAKDTDGVLRKLMMETVDGEYQNCKAFGGAYTRENFFGKYPETAAMVAGLSDDDIWRLNRGGHDPHKVYAAYHQAVNTTGMPTVILAKTVKGYGMGSAGEALNPTHQTKKLDDAAVKHFRDRFNIPVTDAQLEDGQVPFYHPGEDSPEVQYLKERRNVLGGFLPSRRPKASKSFVAPTLDKFERLLKDSGERSYSTTMSFVQSLNIALRDKELGPRIVPIVADEARTFGMEGMFRQIGIYAPFGQKYKPVDADQLMYYREDQTGQVLQQGISEPGAIASWMAAGTSYSVSDVPMLPFYIYYSMFGFQRVGDIAWQAADMRTRGFLLGGTAGRTTLNGEGLQHEDGFSQVIAGSIPNVRSYDPTFGFEVTVIMQHGMKAMMEDQIDEYYYITLMNENYAHPGMPDGAAEGIIKGMYLLKDAGKPKKGELRVQLLGSGTILREAIAAAELLDKDFGVTADIWSCPSLNEVRRDGYAVERWNRLHPEAEQRKPYVTQLLEGRQGPAIAATDYVRAFADQIRAFVPMTYTVLGTDGFGRSDTRANLRRFFEVDRYYIAHAAIAALAKDGKMTGKDVARAIKQYKIDPEKANPVGV; translated from the coding sequence ATGAACTGGTTGAACGAAGTGCTGCACAACGATCCGAACCCGCTCGAGACCCAGGAGTGGCTCGAATCGATCAAGGCCGTCATTGACGTCGAAGGCCCGGAGCGCGCCCATCAGCTGCTGGAAGGCATGGTCGAGCAGACCCGCCGGGCGGGCGCTTACCTGCCGTTCTCGCCCACCACCGAGTACGTCAACACCATCTCTCCGGCCAACGAGGCCAAGAACCCCGGCGACTCCGCGCTGGAGTGGAAGATCCGTTCGATCATCCGCTGGAACGCCATGGCCACCGTCGTGCGGGCCAACCGCAAGCCGGGCGACCTGGGCGGCCACATCGCCTCGTTCGCCTCCAGCGCCACCCTGTACGACGTGGGCTTCAACCACTTCTGGCGCGCGCCCTCCGATAGCCACCCGGGCGACCTGCTGTTCATCCAGGGCCATAGCGCGCCGGGTATCTACGCCCGCGCCTTCCTCGAAGGCCGCATCAGCGAATCGCAGCTGGACAACTTCCGCATGGAAGTGGACGGCCAGGGCATCTCCTCCTACCCGCACCCGTGGCTGATGCCCGAGTTCTGGCAGACCCCCACCGTGTCGATGGGCCTGGGCCCGCTGGCCGCCATCTACCAGGCGCAGTTCATGCGCTACCTGGAAAACCGCGGCCTGATCGAGAAGTCCGACCGCAAGGTGTGGTGCTTCATCGGCGACGGCGAGAGCGACGAGCCGGAAACCCTCGGCGCCATCGCGCTGGCCGGCCGCGAAGGTCTGGACAACCTGATCTTCGTGGTCAACTGCAACCTGCAGCGCCTGGACGGCCCGGTGCGCGGCAACGGCAAGATCATCCAGGAACTGGAAGGCGTGTTCCGTGGCGGCGGCTGGAACGTCATCAAGCTGCTCTGGGGCGGCTACTGGGACGCGCTGCTGGCCAAGGACACCGACGGTGTGCTGCGCAAGCTGATGATGGAAACCGTCGACGGCGAATACCAGAACTGCAAGGCCTTCGGCGGCGCCTATACCCGCGAGAATTTCTTCGGCAAGTACCCGGAGACCGCGGCGATGGTCGCCGGCCTGTCCGACGACGACATCTGGCGCCTGAACCGCGGCGGCCACGACCCGCACAAGGTGTACGCCGCCTACCACCAGGCCGTGAACACCACCGGCATGCCCACCGTGATCCTGGCCAAGACGGTCAAGGGCTACGGCATGGGTTCGGCCGGTGAGGCGCTCAACCCCACCCACCAGACCAAGAAGCTGGACGACGCGGCGGTCAAGCATTTCCGCGACCGCTTCAACATTCCGGTGACCGACGCCCAGCTGGAAGACGGCCAGGTGCCGTTCTACCACCCCGGCGAAGATTCCCCGGAAGTGCAGTACCTGAAAGAACGCCGCAACGTGCTGGGCGGCTTCCTGCCCTCGCGCCGGCCCAAGGCCAGCAAGTCGTTCGTGGCGCCCACGCTCGACAAGTTCGAGCGCCTGCTCAAGGACAGCGGCGAGCGCAGCTATTCCACCACCATGTCGTTCGTGCAGAGCCTCAACATCGCCCTGCGCGACAAGGAACTGGGCCCGCGCATCGTGCCGATCGTGGCCGATGAGGCGCGCACCTTCGGGATGGAAGGCATGTTCCGCCAGATCGGCATCTATGCCCCGTTCGGCCAGAAGTACAAGCCGGTCGATGCCGACCAGCTGATGTACTACCGCGAAGACCAGACCGGCCAGGTGCTGCAGCAGGGCATCAGCGAGCCGGGCGCGATTGCCTCGTGGATGGCCGCCGGCACCAGCTACTCGGTGTCCGATGTGCCGATGCTGCCGTTCTACATCTACTACTCCATGTTCGGCTTCCAGCGCGTGGGCGACATTGCCTGGCAGGCAGCGGACATGCGCACGCGTGGCTTCCTGCTCGGCGGCACCGCCGGCCGCACCACGCTCAACGGCGAAGGCCTGCAGCACGAAGACGGCTTCAGCCAGGTCATCGCCGGCTCCATCCCCAACGTGCGTAGCTACGACCCGACCTTCGGTTTCGAAGTCACCGTCATCATGCAGCACGGCATGAAGGCGATGATGGAAGACCAGATCGACGAGTACTACTACATCACCCTGATGAACGAGAACTACGCCCACCCCGGCATGCCGGACGGCGCAGCCGAGGGCATCATCAAGGGCATGTACCTGCTCAAGGACGCCGGCAAGCCCAAGAAGGGCGAGCTGCGCGTGCAGCTGCTGGGCAGCGGCACCATCCTGCGCGAGGCCATTGCCGCGGCCGAGCTGCTGGACAAGGACTTCGGCGTCACCGCCGACATCTGGTCCTGCCCCAGCCTCAACGAAGTACGCCGCGACGGCTACGCCGTGGAACGCTGGAACCGCCTGCACCCGGAAGCCGAACAGCGCAAGCCCTACGTCACCCAGCTGCTGGAAGGCCGCCAGGGCCCGGCCATCGCCGCAACCGACTACGTGCGCGCTTTCGCCGACCAGATCCGCGCCTTCGTCCCGATGACCTACACCGTGCTCGGCACGGATGGGTTCGGTCGCTCGGACACGCGTGCCAACCTGCGCCGCTTCTTCGAGGTCGACCGCTATTACATCGCGCACGCGGCGATTGCCGCGCTTGCTAAGGATGGGAAGATGACGGGCAAGGATGTGGCCCGGGCGATCAAGCAGTACAAGATTGATCCTGAGAAGGCGAATCCGGTTGGGGTTTGA